The Oryzias melastigma strain HK-1 linkage group LG3, ASM292280v2, whole genome shotgun sequence genome contains a region encoding:
- the LOC112160327 gene encoding adhesion G protein-coupled receptor G3 produces MWIALVLFSSACFSLSQTVNWCENVQSDCQSSNFSRWPECYEERIMTCIPRRRRIPGFVQKDVNTSEEVVVEVTPNVKIWIPPSALQKSRGAETKGNVRMVASLLNSTFFKSRPQRKGRTGSPQQPDDKEDSILDWRVLSVRSGTSPVKNLTEPIKLTFKSTEKVERGICVFWKMPEKLGETGKWSTDGCQTNRSGNEFICTSNHMSFFAVLVNPDISVDAKQVENLSYITYVGSALSVVFASISLVIYICTLRRGRSEKAIGIHMQLTAALLFLHFSFLLSSLWFQMLKNQDDGWICRGLGLILHWSLLATLTWLALEGFHLYLLLVRVFNIYVRRYVLKLSLLGWGFPTLAAVACGISGVYGKFDLEFQDSKDSNSTAPMCWMSSEFKHRLVVGYVTVGFLCLVVLYNACMLALVVFKLYGIRSGRRGQGGWNKMKLENGSQLWKDCATVLGLSFVLGLPWGLTSTTYVSLTGIYAFTILNSLQGLFMFLWSVALSCKSQSDCSSTVKDPSSQKMMSTSF; encoded by the exons ATGTGGATCGCTCTAGTTCTGTTCTCATCCGCTTGCTTCTCTTTGTCCCAAACTGTTa ATTGGTGTGAAAATGTCCAATCTGATTGTCAAAGCAGTAATTTCTCAAGATGGCCTGA GTGTTATGAGGAAAGAATTATGACATGTATACCGCGTAGACGACGAATTCCAGGTTTTGTTCAAAAGGATGTAAACACATCAGAAGAG gtTGTTGTAGAGGTTACACCTAATGTCAAGATTTGGATCCCACCCtcagctctgcagaaaagcaGAGGAGCTGAAACGAAGGGTAATGTCAGGATGGTGGCCTCCCTGCTCAACAGCACATTTTTCAAg AGCCGCCCTCAGAGAAAAGGAAGGACGGGGTCGCCGCAGCAGCCGGACGACAAAGAAGACTCTATTTTAGATTGGAGAGTGCTGTCAGTGAGGAGTGGAACAAGTCCCGTCAAAAATCTCACTGAACCCATTAAGTTAACCTTCAAATCCACCGAAAAG GTTGAACGAGGGATTTGTGTTTTCTGGAAGATGCCAGAGAAGCTCGGTGAAACAG GTAAATGGAGCACAGACGGCTGTCAGACCAATCGCAGCGGAAACGAGTTTATTTGCACCTCCAACCACATGAGTTTTTTTGCTGTTCTTGTG aaTCCAGACATATCAGTGGATGCAAAACAAGTCGAGAACCTCAGTTACATCACCTATGTGGGATCAGCACTTTCCGTCGTCTTTGCATCCATCAGCTTAGTGATCTACATTTGCACTCT TCGGCGGGGGCGTTCTGAAAAAGCCATCGGAATACACATGCAGCTGACGGCGGCGCTGCTCTTCCTCCACTTCAGCTTCCTGCTCAGCAGCTTGTGGTTTCAGATGCTGAAAAATCAAGACGACGGCTGGATTTGCAGGGGTTTGGGTCTCATCTTACACTGGTCTCTGCTCGCCACCTTAACCTGGTTGGCTCTGGAGGGTTTCCACCTCTACCTTCTCCTCGTTCGAGTCTTCAACATCTACGTGAGGAGATACGTGCTCAAGCTCAGCCTGCTGGGATGGG GTTTTCCAACTCTGGCTGCAGTGGCTTGCGGGATTTCAGGTGTTTATGGAAAATTTGATCTGGAATTTCAAGATAGTAAGGACTCCAACTCAACAGCCCCAAT GTGCTGGATGAGCAGCGAGTTCAAACACAGGCTGGTGGTCGGCTACGTGACGGTGGGCTTTCTTTGCCTGGTGGTGCTGTACAACGCTTGCATGCTGGCGCTGGTGGTCTTTAAACTCTATGGGATTAGAAGTGGAAGAAGAGGGCAGGGTGGATGGAACAAGATGAAACTAGAGAACGGATCCCAACTGTGGAAGGACTGCGCCACCGTCCTGGGTCTCAGCTTTGTGCTGGGCTTACCGTGGGGTCTTACCAGCACCACATACGTTTCTCTTACCGGAATCTACGCTTTCACAATACTCAACTCCTTGCAGG gtttgtttATGTTCCTGTGGTCTGTGGCTTTGTCATGCAAGTCTCAGTCTGACTGCAGCTCTACCGTCAAAGACCCGTCATCACAGAAAATGATGAGTACCAGCTTCTGA